In one Planctomycetota bacterium genomic region, the following are encoded:
- a CDS encoding Gfo/Idh/MocA family oxidoreductase, translating to MAKRVRIGLVGAGFAAHFHLASYQKVYGEEFEIRGIYGRTQDKAAHLAQEYNLAKVYGSYEELLADRDVDVVDLVVPNHLHVPLAIQAAQAGKHVFCEKPLTGFFGPPEAKGARWSARGYSREAMFRAVLDEANRAYDAVRKAGVTLCYGENWVYAPPIVKLNRLLAASGSPILRIQGEESHSGSHAEYAKRWQTAGGGSLIRLCVHPVGAALYLKYEEGRRRNGRPIRPASVTAEVAHLTAMKTFQDEPRKFIKTGWEDVEDYGAILLTFDDGSVAQLTSTDTVMGGIYNHLTVYGARVVLKANINPNTACMAYTPDGDFFKDEYIVEKTETKEGWSFPSPDEDMVTGYPDELRDFVGAISRGRPPKSDLMLAHDVLVVTYAAYLSAEKGQRVDVRPYLRDAK from the coding sequence ATGGCCAAGCGCGTTCGGATCGGTCTCGTGGGCGCGGGCTTCGCCGCCCACTTCCACCTCGCCAGCTACCAGAAGGTCTACGGCGAGGAGTTCGAAATCCGCGGCATCTACGGCCGCACCCAGGACAAGGCCGCCCACCTCGCCCAGGAATACAACCTCGCCAAGGTCTACGGGTCCTACGAAGAGCTTTTGGCGGACAGGGACGTGGACGTCGTGGATCTTGTGGTTCCCAATCACCTCCACGTCCCTCTGGCGATCCAGGCCGCGCAGGCGGGAAAGCACGTTTTCTGCGAAAAGCCGCTCACGGGTTTCTTCGGCCCGCCGGAGGCCAAAGGTGCCCGCTGGTCCGCCCGAGGGTATTCGCGCGAGGCCATGTTCCGCGCCGTCCTCGACGAGGCCAACCGCGCGTACGACGCCGTCCGGAAAGCGGGCGTCACGCTGTGCTACGGCGAAAACTGGGTCTACGCGCCCCCGATCGTCAAGCTCAACCGGCTTCTGGCCGCCAGCGGGTCGCCGATCCTGCGCATTCAGGGCGAAGAATCCCATTCCGGTTCCCACGCCGAGTACGCCAAACGCTGGCAAACCGCCGGCGGCGGGTCCCTCATCCGCCTCTGCGTCCACCCCGTGGGGGCGGCGCTGTATCTCAAGTACGAGGAAGGCCGCCGCCGGAACGGCCGCCCCATCCGGCCCGCTTCCGTCACGGCCGAAGTCGCTCACCTCACCGCGATGAAGACCTTCCAGGACGAACCCCGGAAGTTCATCAAGACCGGCTGGGAGGACGTCGAGGACTACGGGGCGATCCTTCTGACCTTCGACGACGGCTCGGTCGCCCAGCTCACCTCCACCGACACCGTGATGGGCGGCATCTACAACCACCTGACCGTCTACGGCGCGCGCGTCGTCCTCAAGGCCAACATCAACCCGAACACCGCCTGCATGGCCTACACCCCCGACGGGGACTTCTTCAAGGACGAGTACATCGTCGAGAAGACCGAAACCAAGGAAGGGTGGTCCTTCCCCTCGCCGGACGAGGACATGGTGACGGGCTATCCGGACGAGCTGCGCGACTTCGTGGGGGCGATCTCGCGGGGCCGCCCCCCCAAGAGCGACCTCATGCTGGCGCACGACGTTCTGGTCGTCACCTACGCGGCCTACCTTTCCGCCGAGAAGGGACAGCGCGTGGACGTGCGCCCGTACCTCCGGGACGCGAAGTAG
- a CDS encoding glucuronate isomerase yields the protein MPIRTPQELRPALERALRDAPVTDIHTHLYAPAFGDLLLWGVDELLTYHYLVAEFFRRSAMPYADFWKLPRAAQADLVWNALFVESSPVSEACRGVLTVLERLGLDPGRRDLGAFRAFFAGRTREAQIDLVFEKAGLRECVMTNDPFDDRERPVWEAGVRGDPRFKAALRIDPVLLDWGRAGPRLREWGYRVEPEPDARTFDEVRRFLDEWARRTKALYVGVSLPPTFAMPEESTTARLLERSILPACRDRGLPLALMIGVKRRVNPELALAGDAVGRARIEAVEYLCARFPANRFMVTMLARENQHELCVAARKFRNLLPFGCWWFVNVPGLIEEITRMRLELLGTSFVAQHSDARVLEQVIYKWDHSRRAIGEVLFGKYADLLAAGWALEERELRRDVEELLGGRFWAFVGRRPSEA from the coding sequence ATGCCGATCCGAACGCCCCAGGAGCTCCGGCCGGCGCTCGAGCGCGCCCTGCGCGACGCCCCCGTCACGGACATCCACACGCACCTCTACGCGCCCGCGTTCGGGGACCTTCTGCTGTGGGGCGTCGACGAGCTTCTGACGTACCACTACCTTGTGGCGGAGTTCTTCCGGCGCTCCGCGATGCCGTACGCGGACTTCTGGAAGCTGCCGCGGGCGGCCCAGGCGGATCTCGTCTGGAACGCGCTTTTCGTCGAATCGTCGCCCGTGAGCGAGGCCTGCCGCGGGGTTCTCACGGTTCTTGAGCGGCTGGGGCTGGACCCCGGGCGGCGGGATCTCGGGGCCTTCCGGGCGTTCTTCGCCGGGCGGACGCGCGAGGCGCAGATCGATCTTGTCTTCGAGAAGGCGGGCCTTCGCGAGTGCGTGATGACGAACGATCCCTTCGACGACCGGGAGCGGCCGGTGTGGGAGGCGGGCGTTCGGGGGGACCCGCGGTTCAAGGCGGCGCTTCGGATCGACCCGGTCCTTCTGGACTGGGGCCGGGCGGGGCCGCGGCTGCGCGAGTGGGGCTATCGCGTGGAGCCCGAGCCGGACGCGCGGACGTTCGACGAGGTGCGGCGGTTTCTGGACGAATGGGCGCGCCGCACGAAGGCGCTCTACGTGGGGGTTTCCCTGCCGCCGACCTTCGCGATGCCGGAGGAGTCGACGACGGCCCGGCTTCTGGAGCGGTCGATCCTTCCGGCGTGCCGGGACCGGGGGCTGCCGCTGGCGCTCATGATCGGCGTCAAGCGGCGCGTGAATCCGGAGCTCGCGCTGGCCGGCGACGCGGTGGGGCGCGCCCGGATCGAGGCGGTGGAATACCTGTGCGCCCGCTTCCCGGCCAACCGGTTCATGGTCACGATGCTCGCCCGGGAGAACCAGCACGAGCTGTGCGTGGCGGCGCGGAAGTTCCGGAACCTTCTCCCCTTCGGGTGCTGGTGGTTCGTCAACGTGCCCGGGCTCATCGAGGAGATCACCCGGATGCGCCTGGAGCTTCTGGGAACGTCCTTCGTGGCCCAGCACTCGGACGCCCGGGTCCTCGAGCAGGTGATCTACAAGTGGGATCACTCGCGCCGGGCGATCGGCGAGGTGCTCTTCGGGAAGTACGCCGACCTTCTGGCGGCGGGATGGGCGCTCGAGGAGCGCGAGCTTCGGCGGGACGTCGAAGAGCTTCTGGGCGGACGGTTCTGGGCGTTCGTGGGGCGCCGGCCTTCGGAGGCGTGA